The following coding sequences are from one Arcobacter nitrofigilis DSM 7299 window:
- a CDS encoding aldose 1-epimerase family protein, whose protein sequence is MKYHLSNNFIEVSIKNLGAELCSLRKKDNSLEYIWQGDKKYWNRHSPILFPFVGKLLDNEYIYDNKTYQMGQHGFARDKVFEVFTKEDDYICFKLKSTKETLEIYPFEFELYLSYKLIKTSLEISYKVINKSKNIMYFSIGAHPAFNWPLEKEDKANYYLEFENTKKLERLPLTINGISNKKELINLENNKLALSEELFKDDALVLQNLTNKTITLKNSKDDKSIEMSFEGFPYLGIWSKPSGAPLICIEPWHGIADFIGHNKKLEDKTGIISLDKNEVFESSYTISI, encoded by the coding sequence ATGAAATACCACCTATCAAATAACTTTATAGAAGTTTCAATTAAGAATTTAGGGGCAGAACTTTGTAGTTTAAGAAAGAAAGATAACTCCTTAGAATATATCTGGCAAGGAGATAAAAAGTATTGGAATCGTCATTCTCCTATTTTATTTCCTTTTGTTGGTAAACTATTAGATAATGAATATATTTATGATAATAAAACTTACCAAATGGGACAACATGGATTTGCTAGAGATAAGGTATTTGAAGTTTTTACCAAAGAAGATGATTATATTTGCTTCAAACTTAAAAGCACAAAAGAAACACTTGAAATCTATCCTTTTGAATTTGAATTATATTTAAGTTATAAACTAATAAAAACCTCTCTTGAAATATCATATAAAGTAATAAATAAATCTAAAAATATAATGTATTTCTCAATAGGTGCCCACCCTGCTTTTAATTGGCCTTTAGAAAAAGAAGATAAAGCTAATTATTACTTAGAGTTTGAAAATACAAAAAAACTAGAGAGATTACCTTTAACTATAAATGGCATATCTAATAAAAAAGAGCTTATAAATTTAGAAAATAATAAATTAGCTTTAAGTGAAGAACTTTTTAAAGATGATGCCCTAGTTTTACAAAACTTAACAAATAAAACAATAACACTTAAAAACTCAAAAGATGACAAGAGTATAGAGATGTCATTTGAAGGTTTTCCTTATCTTGGGATTTGGTCAAAACCAAGTGGTGCACCACTTATCTGTATAGAGCCTTGGCATGGGATTGCTGATTTTATAGGTCACAATAAAAAACTTGAAGATAAAACAGGAATAATTTCTTTGGATAAAAATGAAGTATTTGAAAGTAGTTATACTATATCAATATAG
- a CDS encoding nucleoside deaminase, with amino-acid sequence MDKFLQAAIDEAKKGIDEGGIPIGSVLVIDDKIVGRGHNRRVQNGSAVLHAEMDCLENAGRIKASDYKRATLYSTLSPCDMCSGAVLLYGIPNVVIGENKTFKGPEEYVKSRGVNVKVMDNQECINLMGTFIKNNPELWNEDIGV; translated from the coding sequence ATGGACAAATTCTTACAAGCAGCAATTGATGAAGCAAAAAAAGGTATAGATGAAGGCGGAATACCTATTGGCTCAGTACTTGTTATTGATGATAAAATAGTTGGACGAGGTCATAATAGAAGAGTTCAGAATGGAAGTGCAGTTTTACATGCAGAAATGGATTGCTTAGAAAATGCAGGGCGAATAAAGGCAAGTGATTATAAAAGAGCAACTTTATATTCTACTTTGTCACCTTGTGATATGTGTAGTGGAGCAGTTTTACTTTATGGAATACCAAATGTAGTAATTGGTGAAAATAAAACTTTTAAAGGACCAGAAGAGTATGTAAAATCAAGGGGCGTAAATGTAAAAGTTATGGATAATCAAGAGTGTATCAATTTAATGGGAACATTTATAAAAAACAATCCTGAACTTTGGAATGAAGATATTGGAGTGTAA
- a CDS encoding sialidase family protein, translated as MEFLELKKIWDKSPHNAFTDLIRFGDYLYCTFREADEHMSMDGKLRVIKSKDGKRWSSVALLGFDGGDVRDGKFSITPKNELMLNAGVRLVEVKSNHKIESVTWLSVDGKKWSEVFTCPTGLGTWRWSTTWHEKIAYSIGYTEKDKLGCLYSTKDGKKWKIVKDKLFPTKNSSWSESSIVFLENGDLYVLLRRDSQSYTSALGFSKFPYNEWSWSDLNVPIGGPKMIYVEKHNRFLAAVRLYGNKSARTSLCWIDEKKDELHEVLTLPSGGDTSYAGMVYEEDILWISYYSSHEGKTSIYLAKVRI; from the coding sequence ATGGAATTTTTAGAACTCAAAAAGATATGGGATAAATCACCTCATAATGCATTTACTGATTTGATACGATTTGGCGATTATTTGTATTGTACTTTTAGAGAAGCAGATGAACATATGTCTATGGATGGAAAGCTAAGAGTCATAAAATCTAAAGATGGTAAAAGATGGTCTTCAGTTGCTCTTTTAGGATTTGATGGTGGTGATGTTCGTGATGGTAAATTTTCAATTACACCTAAAAATGAACTTATGTTAAATGCTGGAGTACGATTAGTTGAAGTAAAAAGTAATCATAAAATCGAATCAGTAACTTGGTTATCAGTTGATGGTAAAAAGTGGAGTGAGGTTTTTACTTGCCCTACAGGTCTTGGAACTTGGCGATGGAGTACAACTTGGCATGAAAAGATAGCATATAGTATAGGGTATACAGAAAAAGATAAATTAGGCTGTTTATATAGTACAAAAGATGGAAAAAAATGGAAAATAGTAAAAGACAAACTTTTTCCTACTAAAAACTCTTCTTGGAGTGAGAGTTCAATAGTCTTTTTAGAAAATGGAGATTTATATGTACTTTTACGGCGTGACTCGCAAAGTTATACATCAGCCCTTGGATTTTCTAAGTTTCCATATAATGAGTGGTCTTGGAGTGATTTAAATGTTCCTATTGGGGGACCTAAAATGATTTATGTAGAAAAGCATAATAGATTTTTAGCAGCAGTTCGTCTTTACGGAAATAAAAGTGCAAGAACTTCTTTATGTTGGATTGATGAGAAAAAAGATGAATTACACGAAGTTTTAACCCTACCATCAGGTGGAGATACTAGTTATGCTGGAATGGTATATGAAGAGGATATCTTGTGGATAAGCTATTATTCTTCACATGAAGGTAAAACTTCTATTTATCTTGCTAAAGTTAGAATATAA
- a CDS encoding polysaccharide lyase family 7 protein, which produces MYKKIIITFILLVNSIAYSQDLSTYFDIEGNSPYLDKENLLFSAIDSKYVSKNGHGWRNELKKKKTFRKSMFETYENIFSNILFDLNNGAKTIITQYHEKDTSTLLLVYIADIKSNKLINGKANDGIFDMYVIYKNESNKKVVLPITTLKANTIFSYYFGNSFGNIKIVVNEKEVQFKTKNSPKVYLKFGDYLQAQDPITNKRIQKENFSDFYRKNIKIDKVEFRKITYTTDE; this is translated from the coding sequence ATGTATAAAAAAATAATTATAACTTTCATTTTATTGGTAAATTCAATTGCTTATTCACAAGATTTATCTACTTATTTTGATATTGAAGGCAATAGTCCTTATTTGGATAAAGAGAATTTATTATTTAGCGCAATTGATTCAAAATATGTATCAAAAAATGGACATGGTTGGAGAAATGAATTAAAAAAGAAAAAAACTTTTAGAAAAAGTATGTTTGAAACATATGAAAATATATTTTCAAATATTCTATTTGATTTAAATAATGGAGCTAAAACTATAATTACACAGTACCATGAGAAAGATACTTCTACTTTGTTATTAGTTTATATTGCTGATATAAAAAGTAATAAGCTTATAAATGGTAAAGCTAATGATGGTATATTTGACATGTATGTTATATATAAAAATGAATCGAATAAGAAAGTTGTACTTCCTATTACAACACTTAAAGCTAATACTATCTTTTCTTATTATTTTGGAAATTCATTTGGGAATATAAAAATAGTAGTAAATGAAAAAGAAGTTCAATTTAAAACAAAAAATTCCCCAAAAGTATATTTGAAATTTGGAGATTATTTACAAGCCCAAGATCCAATTACAAATAAACGAATTCAAAAAGAAAATTTTAGTGATTTTTATAGGAAAAATATAAAAATTGATAAAGTTGAATTCAGAAAAATTACTTATACAACAGATGAATAG
- a CDS encoding LysE family translocator yields MNIDSIIQWLLIFVPLALSPGPANILFAASGSSFGVKGSLPFWLGTNIVCIFQILFVGFGLGYVISAYPLFIEILKYIGILFLLYLAFKFFKMSVKKIEKIEPLSFKNGLIVEFLNVKFLIIPIIMFSQFYSAKNDSVTQFIILTISLSLLTMISNLIWILGGKVLISFVTSSNVQKVQGTIFGLMLCLTALWLAIG; encoded by the coding sequence ATGAATATTGACTCAATCATTCAATGGCTTTTGATATTTGTACCACTTGCTCTTAGTCCTGGTCCTGCGAATATATTGTTTGCTGCATCTGGTAGCTCCTTTGGTGTTAAAGGTAGTCTTCCTTTTTGGTTAGGTACAAACATTGTTTGTATCTTTCAAATTTTGTTTGTTGGTTTTGGTCTTGGGTATGTTATTTCTGCTTATCCACTTTTTATTGAAATATTAAAATATATTGGAATTTTGTTTTTATTGTATTTAGCATTTAAGTTTTTTAAAATGTCTGTAAAAAAAATAGAGAAAATAGAACCTTTGAGTTTCAAAAATGGGCTTATAGTAGAGTTTTTAAATGTAAAGTTTCTAATAATTCCTATTATTATGTTTTCACAGTTTTATTCAGCAAAGAATGATTCTGTAACTCAATTTATTATTCTTACTATTTCTCTGTCTTTATTGACTATGATAAGTAATCTTATATGGATATTAGGTGGAAAAGTACTTATTAGTTTTGTTACTAGTTCTAATGTACAAAAGGTACAAGGAACTATTTTTGGGTTAATGCTATGTCTTACAGCACTTTGGTTAGCAATAGGTTGA
- a CDS encoding DUF2059 domain-containing protein: MKKIIGIIVVMLLCGTTLFASPAKEDSIRKLIELSGSKNIGQQFMNQLLPNLKRLAPDAPEEFWDEMKKEIDMDKVAELIIPIYQKHLTEEDIQAINKFYETDAGQKLIKASPAIMQESMTVGQQWGRQVAQRIIDKLKVKNYIKQNIQ, encoded by the coding sequence ATGAAAAAAATTATAGGTATAATTGTTGTTATGTTATTGTGTGGAACTACATTATTTGCAAGCCCTGCAAAAGAAGATAGTATTAGAAAATTGATTGAATTATCAGGTTCTAAGAATATAGGACAACAATTTATGAATCAACTTTTACCAAATTTAAAAAGACTTGCACCAGATGCACCAGAAGAATTTTGGGATGAAATGAAAAAAGAAATAGATATGGATAAAGTGGCAGAATTGATAATTCCTATTTATCAAAAACATTTAACTGAAGAAGATATTCAAGCTATAAATAAATTTTATGAAACAGATGCAGGGCAAAAATTAATTAAAGCAAGTCCTGCAATAATGCAAGAATCTATGACAGTTGGTCAACAATGGGGTCGTCAAGTTGCACAAAGAATTATTGATAAATTAAAAGTGAAAAATTATATTAAACAAAACATACAATAA
- a CDS encoding LysE family translocator, whose product MSIEIWFAFISTVFIFAIIPGPTVIFVIGQAITHGKKSVTPLALGVLTGDFIAMVISLLGLGAILAASAVLYTILKWIGVFYLIYLGIKAFKEEPSMDAQLFKQMNMSKSKMFKSSLIVTALNPKNIVFFVAFLPQFVNTSSEVLSQFLILMISFSAVTLCTITCFALFAGSIQHKITSYKAKKRLNQVGGTALIGAGIFTATMHKN is encoded by the coding sequence ATGTCAATAGAAATTTGGTTTGCCTTTATCTCTACAGTTTTTATTTTTGCAATTATTCCAGGTCCTACTGTTATATTTGTAATCGGTCAAGCAATTACTCATGGAAAGAAATCTGTTACACCACTTGCCCTAGGTGTATTAACTGGTGATTTTATTGCAATGGTTATTTCACTTTTAGGACTTGGAGCTATATTGGCTGCTTCTGCTGTTTTATATACTATTTTAAAGTGGATTGGGGTATTTTATTTAATCTATTTAGGAATCAAAGCTTTTAAAGAAGAGCCTAGTATGGATGCACAATTATTTAAACAAATGAATATGTCAAAGTCAAAAATGTTTAAATCTTCATTGATAGTAACAGCCTTAAATCCTAAAAACATAGTATTTTTTGTGGCTTTTTTACCTCAATTTGTAAATACATCAAGTGAAGTTTTATCTCAATTTTTGATTTTGATGATTTCATTTTCAGCTGTAACTTTATGTACTATTACATGTTTTGCTCTTTTTGCAGGATCAATTCAACATAAAATCACTAGTTATAAAGCTAAGAAAAGATTGAATCAAGTTGGTGGAACTGCTCTAATTGGAGCGGGAATATTTACTGCTACGATGCATAAAAATTAG
- the radA gene encoding DNA repair protein RadA codes for MAKKKTTLFECQHCGEQSTKWMGKCPSCGGWDSFVELNTEQQEVLKQTSKIINTTSKAKPITQIEQDDIIRFSSNNHEFDLVLGGGIVPGSLTLIGGSPGVGKSTLLLKVAGDISQSGKKVLYVSGEESMGQIKLRANRLDANSDNLYLLSEIKLEEIQEELLRENYEAVVIDSIQTIYSSSLTSAPGSVSQVREITFELMRKAKESDIAMFIIGHITKDGSIAGPRVLEHMVDTVLYFEGESSKELRMLRGFKNRFGSTSEIGIFEMTAEGLISAKDIASKFFDKSKPQSGSALTVVMEGSRALIIEVQALVCESTYPNPKRSATGFDVNRLNMLLALLEKKLDLPLNHYDVFINISGGIKIKESSADLAVIASIISSFRDRPISKESVFIGEVSLTGEIKDVYSIDMRLKEASAQGVTKAIVAQKTNLKTKLKIFPVDEVVKMIELF; via the coding sequence ATGGCTAAGAAAAAAACAACTCTTTTTGAGTGTCAGCATTGTGGAGAACAATCTACCAAATGGATGGGGAAATGTCCATCTTGTGGAGGTTGGGATAGTTTTGTTGAACTCAATACCGAACAACAAGAAGTACTAAAACAAACATCAAAGATAATAAACACAACATCAAAAGCAAAACCAATCACACAAATAGAACAAGATGACATCATCAGATTCTCATCAAATAACCATGAATTTGATTTAGTCTTAGGTGGAGGAATAGTTCCAGGGAGTCTTACACTTATTGGTGGAAGTCCAGGAGTTGGGAAATCAACCCTACTTTTAAAAGTTGCAGGTGATATCTCACAATCAGGTAAAAAAGTTCTTTATGTCTCAGGTGAAGAGAGTATGGGACAAATAAAACTAAGAGCAAATAGACTTGATGCAAATAGTGATAATCTTTATTTATTATCTGAAATCAAACTCGAAGAGATACAAGAAGAGCTGTTAAGAGAAAATTACGAAGCAGTAGTAATTGACTCTATTCAAACTATTTATTCAAGCTCACTCACCTCTGCTCCTGGTTCTGTTTCACAAGTAAGAGAGATAACTTTTGAACTTATGCGTAAAGCAAAAGAATCTGATATAGCCATGTTTATCATAGGACATATCACAAAAGATGGAAGCATAGCAGGACCTAGAGTTTTAGAACACATGGTTGATACAGTTTTATACTTTGAAGGAGAATCATCAAAAGAACTTAGAATGCTAAGGGGCTTTAAAAATAGATTTGGAAGTACAAGTGAGATAGGTATCTTTGAGATGACAGCCGAAGGACTTATAAGTGCTAAAGACATAGCCTCTAAGTTTTTTGATAAAAGTAAACCCCAAAGTGGCTCTGCTTTAACTGTGGTTATGGAAGGAAGTCGAGCACTTATTATAGAAGTACAAGCCTTAGTTTGTGAAAGTACCTATCCAAACCCAAAACGAAGTGCTACAGGCTTTGATGTAAATAGATTAAACATGCTTTTAGCCCTACTTGAAAAGAAACTTGACCTTCCACTAAATCACTATGATGTATTTATAAATATAAGTGGTGGTATTAAGATAAAAGAGAGTTCTGCCGATCTGGCTGTGATTGCTTCGATTATTAGTTCATTTAGGGATAGACCTATCTCAAAAGAGTCAGTATTTATTGGTGAAGTTTCACTAACTGGTGAGATAAAAGATGTATATTCTATAGATATGAGACTAAAAGAGGCTAGTGCGCAAGGTGTTACAAAAGCAATAGTTGCTCAAAAAACAAATTTAAAAACAAAACTAAAAATCTTCCCGGTGGATGAAGTAGTAAAAATGATTGAGCTATTTTAA
- a CDS encoding thioesterase family protein → MELEIGTKDSIEFKVEDKDLAKNLQISPEDNFPEVFATARMVALMECSAAKILIPFLEEGQLSVGVEVNIKHLAPTLSGDVAISTATFEGMEGKLYKFSLEVVDSGGVIGTGTHTRAIVTKDRLMSGANKRVGK, encoded by the coding sequence ATGGAATTAGAAATTGGTACAAAAGATAGTATTGAATTTAAAGTAGAAGATAAAGACTTGGCAAAAAATTTACAAATCTCACCTGAAGATAATTTTCCAGAAGTGTTTGCAACGGCTAGAATGGTTGCACTTATGGAGTGTTCAGCTGCAAAAATTTTAATACCATTTTTAGAAGAGGGACAATTATCAGTAGGAGTGGAAGTAAATATAAAACATCTAGCTCCAACTCTAAGTGGTGATGTGGCAATTTCAACTGCAACTTTTGAAGGTATGGAAGGGAAGCTTTACAAATTTAGTTTAGAAGTTGTTGATTCTGGTGGAGTAATAGGAACAGGTACTCATACAAGAGCAATAGTGACAAAAGATAGGCTTATGAGTGGGGCAAATAAAAGAGTAGGGAAGTAA
- the ybeY gene encoding rRNA maturation RNase YbeY, producing MIDFDNQTKIDIDVSSLEIIKNELSSKDIELILVYNDEIQTLNKEHRNIDKATDVLSFPLEYDMPNMPLGSIVISVDFVEDKAKEYNHSFLDELTLLFIHGMLHLLGYDHEVDKGEHRKKEEELIKKYNLPNSLIVRNS from the coding sequence ATGATTGACTTTGATAATCAAACAAAAATTGATATAGATGTAAGTTCATTGGAAATAATAAAAAATGAACTTAGTTCAAAAGATATTGAACTAATACTTGTATACAATGATGAAATACAAACTTTAAATAAAGAGCATAGAAATATAGACAAAGCTACAGATGTACTGAGCTTCCCACTTGAATATGATATGCCAAATATGCCCTTAGGCTCTATTGTCATTTCTGTTGATTTTGTAGAAGACAAAGCAAAAGAGTATAATCACAGTTTTTTAGATGAATTAACACTTCTTTTTATCCATGGTATGCTTCATTTATTAGGTTATGATCATGAAGTTGATAAGGGTGAACATAGAAAAAAAGAAGAAGAATTAATCAAAAAGTACAATCTTCCAAATAGTTTAATTGTAAGGAATTCATAA
- a CDS encoding calcium/sodium antiporter: MDILIFIVSMTALIFGADFIIQQSEKIALHYNISPFIIGATLVAVGTSLPEMAASISASLKGSPDIAVANVIGSTIFNISLVLGLVFLLAKKIVPNRDIFAKDSAWSLFPIFVFILMSIDGKLTFFDGVLFLFLMAGYLIFLISSNQVEEIDEELKKEPFGWGKSSIFLFLGFVLTIGGADFAIESASNIARSFGISEWLIGLFLVAFGTSLPELTVSIKAALNNQADLAIGNIIGSNVANFTMVLGLSAMVNPLNVNLSANLFDIVAALILSIMLVFITANKMYNKSAGIALLIVFALVVQNSFF, translated from the coding sequence ATGGATATTTTAATTTTTATTGTTTCAATGACAGCTTTAATCTTTGGAGCTGATTTTATAATACAACAAAGTGAAAAAATAGCACTTCATTATAATATCTCACCTTTTATTATCGGAGCTACCTTAGTTGCAGTTGGTACTAGTTTACCTGAAATGGCGGCTTCTATTTCTGCTTCTTTAAAAGGAAGTCCAGATATAGCTGTTGCAAATGTAATTGGAAGTACCATTTTTAATATCTCATTAGTATTAGGATTAGTTTTTTTATTAGCTAAAAAAATCGTTCCAAATAGAGATATTTTTGCCAAAGATTCTGCTTGGTCATTATTTCCTATTTTTGTTTTCATACTTATGAGTATAGATGGAAAACTTACTTTTTTTGATGGGGTTTTATTTTTATTTTTAATGGCTGGATATTTAATATTTTTAATCTCTTCAAATCAAGTAGAAGAGATAGATGAAGAATTGAAAAAAGAGCCTTTTGGATGGGGGAAATCATCAATATTTTTATTTTTAGGATTTGTTTTAACTATTGGTGGAGCTGATTTTGCTATTGAAAGTGCTTCAAATATTGCTAGAAGTTTTGGAATAAGCGAATGGCTTATTGGTCTATTTTTAGTTGCTTTTGGTACTAGTTTACCAGAACTAACTGTTTCAATAAAAGCAGCACTTAATAATCAAGCAGATTTAGCAATAGGAAATATTATAGGCTCAAATGTTGCTAATTTTACTATGGTATTAGGATTATCTGCAATGGTTAATCCATTGAATGTTAATTTAAGTGCAAACTTATTTGATATAGTGGCAGCTTTGATTTTATCAATAATGTTAGTATTTATTACTGCTAATAAAATGTATAATAAAAGTGCGGGTATTGCATTGTTAATTGTATTTGCATTAGTGGTACAAAATAGCTTTTTTTAA
- a CDS encoding Fur family transcriptional regulator, whose amino-acid sequence MENSSRLLKEFNLKVTPQRIAIVEELYHKGHINIDELYASMLSKFPSISLATIYKNVNSMVEKFFISEVKIPNEKSVYELIKEDHSHLVCEKCKKIEDIIIDTSSVLKELESQSKFNVKHANVVFTGVCSQCAK is encoded by the coding sequence ATGGAAAATTCTAGTAGATTATTAAAAGAGTTTAATTTGAAAGTAACACCTCAAAGAATAGCTATAGTTGAAGAACTTTATCACAAAGGTCATATAAATATTGATGAACTTTATGCAAGTATGTTAAGTAAGTTCCCTTCAATTTCACTAGCAACGATTTATAAAAATGTAAATTCGATGGTAGAGAAGTTTTTTATATCTGAGGTAAAAATACCTAATGAAAAATCTGTTTATGAATTAATAAAAGAGGATCACTCTCATTTAGTTTGTGAAAAGTGTAAAAAAATCGAAGATATAATTATAGATACTTCTAGTGTTTTAAAAGAATTAGAATCTCAAAGTAAATTTAATGTAAAACATGCAAATGTAGTTTTTACAGGTGTATGTTCACAATGTGCAAAATAG
- a CDS encoding Dps family protein: MKNLTKQLKVIQASSLVMFTKVHNYHWNIKGMQFFPIHEMTEKIYGEFSSIYDDTAERLLQLGDKPIVLLGELSKTSIIKEDEKTDFDAKYVLENILADFEIFMSEFKKLSTLANENNDNTTVAFADENVAHLEKSIWMIKATLN, translated from the coding sequence ATGAAAAATTTAACAAAACAATTAAAAGTTATCCAAGCAAGTTCTCTTGTAATGTTTACAAAAGTACATAACTACCATTGGAATATAAAAGGTATGCAGTTCTTTCCAATACATGAAATGACTGAAAAAATTTATGGTGAATTTAGTTCAATATATGATGATACAGCAGAAAGATTATTACAATTAGGAGATAAACCAATTGTGTTATTAGGTGAATTATCAAAAACATCAATTATAAAAGAAGATGAAAAAACTGATTTTGATGCAAAATATGTATTAGAAAATATATTAGCTGACTTTGAAATATTTATGTCAGAATTTAAAAAACTATCAACATTGGCAAATGAAAACAACGATAATACTACTGTTGCATTTGCAGATGAAAATGTTGCACATTTAGAAAAAAGCATCTGGATGATAAAAGCAACACTTAACTAA
- a CDS encoding ferritin family protein yields MRQHESYKCNKCGNIIEVSNVGGGTLSCCGEEMACITTDLTSVVLMKAFAGESMARNKYEYYAKVAQKEGYRDIAEHFQRAANNEKMHAKLEYKAYNVLNYDREFANTSENLQLAADGENYENTTMYPDFAKIAKDEGHKDIARMLEMIGKIEIEHENMYKSLKQRLDSGAEYVSEDEEEEWICEVCGHVHRGKKALKMCPVCKHPQEYQSRLNSKK; encoded by the coding sequence ATGAGACAACACGAATCTTATAAATGTAATAAATGTGGAAATATAATAGAAGTATCAAATGTTGGTGGAGGAACTCTATCTTGCTGTGGCGAAGAGATGGCCTGTATTACGACTGATTTAACATCAGTCGTTCTAATGAAAGCTTTTGCAGGTGAATCAATGGCTAGAAATAAATATGAATATTATGCAAAAGTTGCCCAAAAAGAAGGATACAGAGATATTGCTGAACACTTCCAAAGAGCTGCCAATAATGAAAAAATGCATGCTAAACTAGAATATAAAGCTTACAATGTTTTAAATTATGATAGAGAGTTTGCTAATACAAGTGAAAATCTTCAACTTGCAGCTGATGGTGAAAACTATGAAAATACAACTATGTATCCAGACTTTGCAAAAATTGCAAAAGATGAAGGTCATAAAGATATCGCAAGAATGTTAGAAATGATTGGTAAAATCGAAATAGAACATGAAAATATGTACAAAAGTTTAAAACAAAGACTTGATTCGGGTGCTGAATATGTTAGCGAAGATGAAGAGGAAGAGTGGATTTGTGAAGTTTGTGGACATGTTCATAGAGGTAAAAAAGCTCTTAAAATGTGCCCTGTATGTAAACACCCTCAAGAGTATCAATCAAGATTAAACTCTAAAAAATAA